A window of Danaus plexippus chromosome 26, MEX_DaPlex, whole genome shotgun sequence genomic DNA:
aaacataatgtatGCATACGAAACATTCAGGATGTAATAGAAGAAATTCAGGATGTACTAGAATGTTCCATATCTACTAGAAACTGAAAATTATGAGTATTACCTAAGAAGTCCCTGCTACCGGCCAGCTTCTCCTCAATCTTCGACTTGATGCACGGCTCGCAAGCTGAATGTAAACACTCCATAAGCTTGGGGACTCCGTCTGTCTGAGCGAGTTGTGTGTTACAGAATACACAGCGTGTACTGAGGAAGTTGGCTCGTGTCGGAGAGGCCAGGGAATCAGCATTCTCCTCTGTCTTGCTGACCTCACCGGCCACTGGATTTGTGCCATCTATGCCACTTACCTGGAATTTGctcattcatttaataaaatgctttatatagaataaattatctaaagaataatattagcTCTtgaagcgttttttttttcatgacaATAACTTTGAGGGTTTTATGtgtgtgtaataaaattgatgagtaataaaaacatatatatataaggccAATACATAAGGCCAtttctaaataacatttatacttTGTAAGTTTATcagttaacaaaatttaaaatctaagtTACACTAATTCTACTTATCCGagggaaataaaaattgactaACTGTTGTCAGCTTTCTCTGCATATCAAAACCTCATTGAGATATAAACCGTTATCACTTTTATGAGATTTCATTTGATTTCTCATTGACCCATTCATCAGATCCTAACTTGGGGACAGTGGAACCAGCACATATCAAcactatttttatcaaaaaaaataataatttaaatcttccTTCAATTAAAGGAATGAtaccataacaaaaaaagttgAAAGGCATTGACAACTTCTGTTTTTACTAGGATGTCTGAATTAATtgagtaatataataacaggCCAAAAAACCTGccaaaattttagaaaacacCTGATACCCTTATAATGTTAGGGcaatattatcaaaacataTCTGAGAACAGTGCAAGGAAACTggctgttaaaaaaatatcctgatAATAATCTGTTGATTCCTATAAGAGCTAAGATGCCACAGATAAGTTTTGAAGTCAAACATCTAACATCCTTTTTATTCATTGGatctaataaaatgaaatatccaAGTTCTTCTCACTTAattcatcattatatatttcattgccGGCCACCAAACAGAATAAATGTGGATAAATTGCTACCAGTTCCGATTGATAGATGATTTACCCCAGAAATATCAGACAGAGGGTGATTGAGTAATATAAGGATATGCTTCCCTCATTCCACTACAGGTTTGTAATagcgtttaattttatatcgtaAAAAAAGTTTAGATATTGTCAAACTATTTGGTTCAATACACTTATGACTATAAGGTTATATCCATCATCATTCATAATGATGAATAAATTAGTACCAACTGAATGTGATAGTCCACAGATAACGAAGAGGTTttcagagatttttttttaataaatgttatatttaattaagcaaTGACTTATCCCTCCCATGACTGACTGATGACTCcccatttcatattaataaatgtttataaatgatttgaaCAATGTAAAAGAAGTGTTGCCTTTGTTATTATTCTAAGTAAAGCTTGACAATTCCAGGTGTTAGGTGCTGTGTTAGTCATttagaatattgttattaatttctttatataataaaggtaGACAACAAACAGACTTTTTCTTTAAGActgttgaaaattaaattgtttacagGTTTTATAAACTAACTGCAAAACCAATATaccaatataacaatatacctAATAACTAGATAATAATAACCgttaattgaaaacaaaaatcctTATTGTTACTACGACAGTACATTctgaaaacatatatatacattaaattgtatgtattgttaaaataagagGTAATTTTGTGTAAACGAAAACTTTACATTAATTCGTGACGAAGACCCGTCAGTGAGTTCGTCCGGAGCCTCCTCCTTGATGGTAACACCGAGCAGCGGTCCTATATCCATTAGGGCACGTTCAATCTCCTCACCACACTCACCGCCTGATGGAAAACCAACGTTCTCCATTTAAATTTCGgtcattaaacttttttagttAGTTCACTTGTTTTAGTCCCATTTTCACCTTGGAAAAGTCAGATTCGAACTTTCACTCATAGAGCCCGACGCTCGCGCACGTCAACATCACTAATTAGGAACCTTACTTCCAGACGAGCCTACTTGAATATGATTTCTAGGGGTTTCACTATAAAATTGTAAGTCTTacactttttttatacaatactcTAGCAGTGTTCACTTCTTCGCAACccgagaaaaatataatttccatttgttacatatgtaattttttttattaacttttccCTAATATAACGTGCGTCCTTTCTTTAATATACTTCAGAGTCGAACTATAGATAACATAGAGCTTTTATGTCATAATTATAGATTtgccattatatttattactgcacagattaaaattataacaaagtaaACTTTTAACAAAACGTTTTCTTCATATgcattataattcattaatatgttGTTTTCATCAACTAGATAAAAACCATTATGAATATGACCTTAGATAATGAGaattaaaaagagaaaaaaaatattttaactattattctatttattttatttctgattaaaataatttataataaataatatattattattattctcttGAACAAAGTATAGTTATAGCAATCTGtctaatcaaattatttgtcaTCATTAGTGAATTGTCATCAACTTGTGACATCGTGACAATACGAACACgtcaaaaaaatcaaaatctcAAAAGATGGCTGACTCTGGGCCTAGTAAGAGCGATATCGAGGCAGTATTTCAAAGATTACGTTCGATTCCAGCAAATAAAGTTTGTACAATTCCATAGGAATTTCCAAAAGGAATGCGGTTTTATTGATTGCTCTAACCAAATGTTACGTGTGCAGGTATGTTTCGACTGCAACGCCAAAAACCCTACGTGGTCATCAGTGACATACGGGGTATTCATTTGTCTGGATTGTTCCGCGGTGCATCGCAGCCTGGGAGTGCATCTTACTTTTGTACGGTCAACACAACTGGACACTAATTGGACATGGAAGCAACTAAGGAATATGCAATTAGGTGGCAACATCAATGCGGTATGATGAAATCAATTATCAATATCCTTCCAACTCACTATATCCATGTTAAGCCTGCCTAGACATATTCTTAAACCATGTTTGAGTTAGTGTATGTCTTATCTGAAGAATTTTTAACACACAGACCCAGTATTTTCGTTCACATGGACTTGTAACCGAAGATGCCCGTCAGAAGTACAGCTCTCGAGTGGCTCAGTTGTACAAAGACAAGCTGAGTGCTATGTCTGAAGAGGCAATGAAGACTTATGGGACTAAGGTTAAACTTTTAATCTAAAACTATGTTAAGTGCTTAGTCATacatatactaataaatataaaaaaaaaaaaacaatttcatcaACACTGTGAACTAGTTTGaactatttcaaaatacttgaaggttaatacaatttatatgtttataggtacatattaaaatgaaaaactcaTTTCCGATAATCTCACCTGACTggtgttgtttaaaatttatcaataatattatttgcataTTAAGAACATTAGCCATacataatgacattttaagCAGCTTGTTGCGAATTTGTTTGTCCCCTgtgctattaatataaagtataagaaGTATGGgacaatttttattgaaatatgtacaGAACcaatactgtatatatattgtatgtattttgactttattttgctatatcagtataaattaaattatgatttagaTGGTCATTTGGTGCAACAAAACCAAAAATTAATTGACTCaattttgaaactaaattacaattaattggttTGACGATATTGTACAAAGTGTGAACAAATAATGACTCAATattctaaaagaaatataaaactgaaaagaCTGTACACACAACACATGTTCAATggacaattttatttagaagttatAGTGCAACCTATTACACCTTAAATCTCTTATTTCTTCAACTATCACTATAGCACTGTCatgtaatatagaattattgaGGCAATGTTCTGAACATCCTTAATATTTTGTGCAATTTTTTTCACCCGAATTAATTTCGTTTGGTTAAATCTGTGCATGCTATTCAAAATCTACAAAAGGGTATAAAAGTGTGGAAAGATTCTGTCTCTCTGATAAAATAAGTGAGCTCAGGACGTCACAAGAATAcctctatatttaataataacatatttgacCGACTTTCAACACacttaatagaattaaaaggGTATGCTAAAAGTAACCTTATCTGTTATTTTCCAGCTTCATATAGAGCAGACAGCTGAGGTGAAGGAGACTAAGGAGGTGGAGGTAGACTGGTTTGCTGAGCATGCAGAGAGTGTTAACACTAACCATGTCATAGCACAGGTAACAAATATACTGCCACATCTAACTAAGGCAGCcccatacatttttattctgtgtAGTTTTCACTCAACATGTAATTctttaaaagtatgtaagtaaaagtatatatacatcCTAATATCCATCTTCATGTTCCTTtcgagttattttttattctgtcaTTTCATAACAGttacataagaaaatatagttttacttaGACATGTGAAAATCTATACATCTTTCTATTATGTGCGATTTGTAACTTTTccatactaaaataaattactcattaatataaatgcattCCACTGCTTGTTCAATACACACCATATATCagttaaatatgatatagtggtatattttaaaaatcattgaacatttttcttattgtttaaaatatagacaaaCAACCGGTCAAATTGCTTttgaatgattatttaatatagccattataataatatgaaattgaagATTCTATCCATTATTgattaatgtgtttttaacTTGATAATTCATAATAACTACATGTTACAGGAATTTAatgtctaatattttatatgtatttccaGCCGAGTGTGAATGAATTTAGTTCCGAGGCTCGTTTGTGGGGCGCCAGTACTGCTGGTGTGGACACTCCACGGCCCTCGGCCACACGGGCTCCGTCTAGAAGGCCTGCTGTAAGTTATGATGTACTTATACTATCAGACATAATCTTCTtccatttatatgtaaaagctGAGCAGCTCGCAACGTTCGccgttacaaaatgtatacgACGCTTATGTCAAACGTCAACGTCCTAAATgtcaaaatcataaaatatgacagaccaattattaattatttttttatgctatggcgtCATTCGCACTGGAGTCGTGGAAtgttttgccaatgtcaaagttttaaatgttaactaTTTTACTGTTAAGTATTTGCTAAGTATTTTACATTTAGAcatgtgacgtcacaaaaaTTTGATATTCCTCCTTGGgaaatatgatatatgtagGTCACGCGATGTTACATTTAGGTAATTTATACtctttaagttataacgtCGTAGAGGGCTATATTATCATAGGAACTTCTactctaaataattaaactggcctaataaaactaatatataactgAGTgctgacaaaaataaaaaaatatctataattatagtttctactcatttaatagaaattacttgacaattaaattatataattaatgtaaaaggtccatttaaaggtttttttatctattctgATATTTCAGTTAGGTGTACGTAAAGGTGGTTTGGGTGCTACAAAGGTTGCCGCAAACTTTGAAGACATTGAAAGAGAGGCCATTCAAGCTGAGAAACTCAAAAGTGAGGTAAGTATAGAAGGGAAAAGATATTGCTTATATAAAGACCTTaatgtatttgataaaaaaaatttaccaaCTTACCAATAaaagtcattaataaattatttaattttaattacccataggattaataaagaatattgacTTTTTAGACCAACTCCCTGCCCTTGAGCTAGTACtggtgataatatttaaaatatctaaacaaTTCCAGTCCAAGGTGGCAGAGAGTTCAGCAACCTTGGAGACGGTTGAGAAGGAGGTTGCTTCACTGCGTCTGGCCTACAGACCTGATGGGGCTGACAGGCTGGGGATAGCGGCCGCTAACAGGGCCACCGGAGTGTATGTACTTTACTATGGTTAAGACAACTGTGTACTGTGTTGATCTACTGTAggattataaacatatttatataattcatttcaactcgaatatacatatatatatatatatataagattctATCAATGTCATTCAAAAATACAGTTGTGTTAATAAGCCGTACtggtttaattcaatttacaaagacacTCACAAATCACCTCGACAAATATtttcccgcgtaaaagtgTATGTACCAAATGTCATCGCTTTGACGTCACTTCGGGTTCGTTCCGGAATTTAACGGttcgatttaaattgaaagtgttttccttaaatatatatatggggTATATACAATATGGTATTTCTTGATGAGTTCttgttattattagtaatttacACTCAGCTAATACtaatatgacatatttttagtgTCCTGTAGTGGATGTTTATCTGGgtgtaagtttaattaattattgaaagattaatttttataatagaataaagaTCATAGTGTTGTTGAGAATTCATTATGAGCGTGTTTTGTATGTccaaaagttataatatatttttttcttctataatattataatatattgaatgaatGTTATTTGGACATTTGCATGGTTGTGTTTTAAACATTAGAGCGATATTtggcaatatttatattaacattgcaTTAGCTTTGCTGGACATCACAACGACCTCAGATGTGAACCCTGCTTgtgtacattaattttatcggATTTTATGAAgctattgttatttttcaatattccaGTGGCGTGTCCCATTCCGCGGCGTCTGATATGACGAGCATTGAACAGGAGGGAGCGACGCCGTGTGAGAAGTCTAGTGATGAGGATGAGTTTAACGACTTCAATAATGTGTTTGTTATGATCAggtaaatagtaataaaaactatgtacTGGTGTCTGAACCacactatattatataatagtatttaaacaataatggTATGGAAGAAATTATGATCTatggtaatattttacttgtgCAACACATTGAATGTTTTAGTTTAACTCTGTAAGATATGCAGATTTGCAAACAAATCcagatatatatgtaatatgtattaacCAAATTCGACCAGCTATCAATGAAAGCTTAAAACCTTTGTAGAGAAGCTACCATTGTAATGTCTAACACAAATAGGTGTCCTATACtcaaattatagttatatagacattaaaaaaaatatattcttcctACCATAAACCTTACAATCTGATTTCATAAATAAGAAGATTtaggacaaaaatatttattataagtaataactaactatattaaaaaaaattaaagaccTCATTTAAATAGAGAAAATTGCTGAAAtaagtttgtaattatttccCTTCTAATACACGTCTGATGCTCATATTGGCTATATCACCTGATGATGTTACtcgatatttttgttactttaaatgttaaacCTAAGAAAATCCTTTATTCATGTTAATCCAGGAACGAGCCTTTCAGTAACAGTCGGGGTCTGGACTCTCTACTCAATGACACGCCATCACGCAAGGAACCGGCTTGGGAGAGTATTGAACCAGAACCGACTCGCAACGTCCGCAGCATGTTCTCAGACAAACCTACCACCCCCACCACACCCAAGACCTCCGTCACCACCCCCAGGAACAGACCCAAGAAACAGGACTCCGACGATGACTCCGCTGTCAAGAAGTTTGGTTCCGCCAAATCTATCAGCTCCGCACAATTCTTTGGTGAACAGGTAGAATCTCTTTGAATTTCATGGTTACAGTTTGATGTGATGTATTAATAGTAttgatataatgtattaagtctcttgataaatgtaaaatttaacatatataattacacaTAATCTAGGGTTGCGACTAATATAAGTATCTGTATCCGCACTTGCGGGTTATTCCTATTAATTCAAACATCGCATCAATCAATGCAGATTTCTTGCGGATGCGGATTTAAATCTGCGACTACGAGTTTTGATATTCCCCATTTTCATTCAccaatgaaaatttttctaCATCTTTGACATCCCTGATGAAATTTAACTCTAAACTGCTAACTTCATTAGTCATTACTAGTTATATCAATGTAAGTGTGACATATAATTCAATGCAGGACTCCCGGTGGGGTGAGAACAATCTGTCTCGTTTTGAAGGCAGCTCGAGTATTTCATCAGCCGACTTGTTTGGGACCAGGACTCCAACACAACACAACTCCTTCTCTGTTTCAGCACCGGATCTTGATGAGGTAGTCATGtacaaagttaatatatacagggtgtttTCCTGTTTTTGTACTCAAAAGAAAACATATAGGAATTAgaaatttcttacaaaaataattatcgatTTTCGttcactatttattttaatttatataaggttTAACTgaagaaaaaacttttatcttACTTAATAgctacaaatattacaaatgcgTTACAAAGTGTGTGACAATGTTTATATGAATGAACTTcacgaaaaattatttcaattattgaaTCAAGACATAATAGTTGAATTGTTTACGTGACTCAGACAACAGATGACGCTGCTGGCTGGCTATCGTATCTATGTATGAGCACAATGCATACATTTCTCTCGAAGCTCAGTTTACAGATCAAAACACTGTTAACATAGAAAATAAGTTATACTACAGAAgcaagaaattattataacgtgTATAATGTTCGGCAGGTTCGTGAATCAGTGAGAGCGGGCGTAACTCGTGTAGCGGGACGACTGTCGTCCCTGGCTAATGGAGTCGTGTCCTCTATACAGGAACGCTACGGTTATTGATGAACACTATCCGCACCAACCTGACATAATAACTTCCATAcggataattattattaattctatatatatataaatttcatccataacgaaattatattattatatagtttgacaatattgtacaaaaaaaaaaaaaataaactttgtaaGCCTACGTTTTGTATTATCTGTGCtctgaattaattttgattgcaATATTGGATGTCAATAAGACTTGTGTGATCGGCATTTCATATCCGATGTGCcctaatttgatatttaattcttgACCAAAAACATTGGCCTTAGATCTAATAGCAATATGACAcgcatttcatataatataaattcattttccATACAATATGTGCACTCtcactgtaatatttttattttgtcgttATTCTGTATCTAGTTAATGTCCCgcttaatatcaaaatttaaaataaatttatgtaatatagttaacattaaatttgtaaactattgcatacattttttataaatatatatataagtagagCAATTTATAGAGTGTTCTTTTTTAGATTTGGCGACAAATAATCGaacaataaacttatatttaacatgTCAGTGTTGTACATATTGTAGTAGACATCatcctgtatatattttatagtgcAATACATCAGTTACCATTCGGCCACTCCAGTACATGTGTACATTGATTTACTATAAATTGTGTACACATGTGtacattgatttattataaattgtgtaCACATGTGtacattgatttattataaattgtgtaCACATGTGTAcagtgatttattataaattatactacACTGTAATACAACTCTACACGGtcactaataatttttatatataaaaatatgcattcCTACTTCATTGAATTGTTGCACTTGTGttgaaattatatcattatactgcatttagtattaatttttattttttttaagattttattttaaatttctatggtcaatttatatatatatatattattttcgagATATCtatttcattgaatatatatatatttttttgatttatttaacacttcaatattctatatatttaatgtaggtGTTTGTAGGGGATACTTCAGGAGCAATagcataattttgttaatcgAATCACCTCCTCAATATTATGTAGGTAGGctgtagaatattattttactattaatattttctctataCAACATATGtcacttttgttttttatattttactacccACAGATTTCTGAATACTGCTCGACTTTTAATTATGACTGAAACATCTCACTTttgattctaaaaaaaataggtaGTGGCATTTTATTCAgcaattattttgaatgtttgtATAGA
This region includes:
- the LOC116774227 gene encoding ADP-ribosylation factor GTPase-activating protein 3 isoform X1, translated to MADSGPSKSDIEAVFQRLRSIPANKVCFDCNAKNPTWSSVTYGVFICLDCSAVHRSLGVHLTFVRSTQLDTNWTWKQLRNMQLGGNINATQYFRSHGLVTEDARQKYSSRVAQLYKDKLSAMSEEAMKTYGTKLHIEQTAEVKETKEVEVDWFAEHAESVNTNHVIAQPSVNEFSSEARLWGASTAGVDTPRPSATRAPSRRPALGVRKGGLGATKVAANFEDIEREAIQAEKLKSESKVAESSATLETVEKEVASLRLAYRPDGADRLGIAAANRATGVGVSHSAASDMTSIEQEGATPCEKSSDEDEFNDFNNVFVMIRNEPFSNSRGLDSLLNDTPSRKEPAWESIEPEPTRNVRSMFSDKPTTPTTPKTSVTTPRNRPKKQDSDDDSAVKKFGSAKSISSAQFFGEQDSRWGENNLSRFEGSSSISSADLFGTRTPTQHNSFSVSAPDLDEVRESVRAGVTRVAGRLSSLANGVVSSIQERYGY
- the LOC116774227 gene encoding ADP-ribosylation factor GTPase-activating protein 3 isoform X2, which encodes MADSGPSKSDIEAVFQRLRSIPANKVCFDCNAKNPTWSSVTYGVFICLDCSAVHRSLGVHLTFVRSTQLDTNWTWKQLRNMQLGGNINATQYFRSHGLVTEDARQKYSSRVAQLYKDKLSAMSEEAMKTYGTKLHIEQTAEVKETKEVEPSVNEFSSEARLWGASTAGVDTPRPSATRAPSRRPALGVRKGGLGATKVAANFEDIEREAIQAEKLKSESKVAESSATLETVEKEVASLRLAYRPDGADRLGIAAANRATGVGVSHSAASDMTSIEQEGATPCEKSSDEDEFNDFNNVFVMIRNEPFSNSRGLDSLLNDTPSRKEPAWESIEPEPTRNVRSMFSDKPTTPTTPKTSVTTPRNRPKKQDSDDDSAVKKFGSAKSISSAQFFGEQDSRWGENNLSRFEGSSSISSADLFGTRTPTQHNSFSVSAPDLDEVRESVRAGVTRVAGRLSSLANGVVSSIQERYGY